The DNA sequence TTGAGACAGCGAACGTTTTCTCTAATGAGTTTTTCTTTGTAAAGGTTAGATAACAGATGTGATGGATGCTTTTTACTGCTTAAATAGAAGAATAGAAGACTAAAAAAACTGTCACTACACAACCATTCATCCGTCAAAATAAATTGcagaaaaaaatcacaaacttTTGGCTTAATTATCTAAATTTTCCGTTAGACAAACTAACAAATATGGCCTCAAGACAGTCAAAAGACTCACCTGAGAATCAAGAGCGATGTTTAGTAAAAGTTCCCGTACAGCTGACAGATTTATCCATCTTTGACAACACCTACGCTTACATGAAGGAAAGGTTCACCGAGGAAATGAGACGCATTGAACAGCAGATGAATAAATTCAGGTAATTATGGGCATCGTCATCCATCCctataaaatatcattactAGTACCCCTtccatgatttttttttacatttaatggctcaacgtttggccgctatctcataTGATGGATATCAATGTTTGTGGATATCTTACCGATTAGTCGACTGGGGGATTACACATTGTGCTCTTTGATACACCCGACCCTTTAAAATACAAGAagagagcgtattcctttttaagaggccagcaacgcacctgtgcctcctctggtattgcgggtgtccatgggcggcattgatcgcttaccatcaggtgacccttctgctcgtttagcctatattccataaaaaagccatCTGCAACTCGACTGTCAAGCATGGTTATCGTAagcccctcttatgtagaggaggctcattgTCCAGCAATGGCCAATCGCGGGCCGTTGATGATCACTGCACCTATCTATCTAGCCATCttatgataatgaaataaattatggttataatgtaatattgtacTTTCAGCACGGATCTGACAAAGTTTTATAGTCAGGCTACCACGGTCCACACAAATCTTGTGCAGCAGAATGACAAAATGTTCACCAACTGGGATATGCTTACTAATTCCCCCCTCGTACAGGGGGAGGGGGAGGATAAGAAGTTGAAGCTACAGTTCGATGTCAGCCAATTTGATCCGACAGAGGTAagtttaatcaatatttttaattaagtcagCGAAACAGCAATGTTTATTAATgcggatttctgtgaggccgtagtatcactccggtcaagcctgCCCATTCATGGTTCTCAGGtgaaaagtgaataaaaatgaattctaCATTAAATATATGTCATTTTAATGCCTGATTCGGTCCTTTATACTaccaatacaatagatttttagttttcatttcgCTTATAGATGTATATTTTAGCATATAGTATGCAGCACCACCATCCAAatcgcaattaaatgctcatgcagcagaggagcaacataaaaacacacacacaacatgcAATATatactcgacatatgtttcgctcctccacggagcatcttcatGAGTTGACTCGGCGACTCCCGCAACTAAAAATCTAtcgtattgttagtgtagcatggatttcctcaaacgcctgattctattctattcggTCATTTTCAGATAACTGTAAAAGTGACAGACGATATGCTAGTCGTCTCAGCGAACCATGAGGAGAAGACCAGTGATTCCATGGTCTACCGAGGGTATAACAGGGAGTTCAAGCTGCCTCCGGGAACAGACCCTGGGCAGGTGGTGTCCTCACTGTCTCGAGACGGGGTCCTCACGGTACAGGCACCACTACCGTACATATTGCCGGCCCAAGACAGCGTAGATTGAAAGCTgattatacatacctataatagAACAATATACTGggtaaatttttatattcaagtgttttttttttataggtatctGATTTAATGTTTTCATTCCTGAATATTTGGTATAGTGCAACTGTTTAATCAGTTTAATAGTAAGTTCAGGGCGCTTATTCTTGAAACTAATCCCAATGTCAATGcaatataaactaataaaatctcaatattatatagcagcattacgtgccgtaatgtgcacctctgcctattccttcggggataataAGCGTGATGTTGAttttaaaatctcaataatcaAGAATcagaaataacattttattcaatttttgtttgtctattaTTCTGGCAAGtttctgaaatggctggaccaattttgacgggacttttattgccAGATAATTGTGCTAAGGAGTGCGCTGATGAGGTTGCGGAAAAAAAGCCATAATCCACGAGATCCGAGCGAAGtagcgggcatcagctagtatatacaaaaataatatttttggccTTTTTACCTTCTAATCTCAACAAAGGTACTTAGACTACATTCCGTTGTTAGTAAAAACAGCAGAGTATACAAAGAAAACAGGGCCATCGACTGCTCTTAGGTTCAACTCGCCTCTCCGTTATGAATCCGCAGAAAATCGATAGAGCAAACACCTAGAGAGGTGTCCTATCGACCGACCTCTGCGTGAGTATAATTTAATATCTGTCTGAGGTCAGAAAAACAAGCAATGACCTGATGAAGACAAAGCATTAGTTTCAATTCAATGAAAGACTGTTGAACGGTAAACAACTAAAATATACTTGCATACAAATGTTTCTAGTCTGAGCTAATTCTGTTTTTCATGCCCATTAGATTAAAGTCTGGAAATTAGTAATGTTTTACCTCCAGTAGAAAATCTTTATTCAATCGTCATGGAAAAACTCAATTTTCTATGGCCTAAATATCTAAAGTCAAAACTTAAAGTTAATATATTGATTAACATTGTATCCTATCCTCCTGATATTATCCTGATATATATGAATGAATACTTAAACCATTCCATAGTAAACATTTTGATCCGAACAATTCCTAAGGACGAGGTTGAgactaagtaaccattaaatgactctgggtGAGTCCtctttaatacaataatagtaaagtacataataaaactaaCCCTAGATATGTATTTAAcgattataaataaactttattcctatttatttaagaaaaataggTTGACGACTGCTCTTCTTTGTCCCTAATGAATCACAAACCGCGATATATCTTGGTAGCAACGTCTCATTATGCCTACTACGGTCGTGTCATAGGTAATATGTTTATGTTGTATGTGTGACAGAGGTATATGACATGGTGACGTGGCTTGCCAGATAAAGAGCGACCTGAAACACGCACACTAGCAAATTGTGATGATTTAGGTGTGGGATACAATGGGAGATAATTTGTGTATAAGAGGTTTTTAGACGGTCAGAAGTATGGTTTTGTTAGTGTACAAAGTAACCTTGATATTGCGTTTTCttcgtcgtatcgtcacgccttttatccctgaagaggcaggcagaggtgcacattacagcacgcaatgccgctatacaatgtacaattgtacacccatttttcaccatttgtgttataagtcccatggaaAAGGGGGTGAGTCTATAAAATGGATTTATTTATCCTACATTCTTATATTAGTTAATATCATATATATATTAGGCAGTAAACGGGTTGgaggccaaacgcagacttataaacgttaaaaaaatatatcagttttgttattttattcatttcaatTATGAAATGCTAAGAAACTCTCTAAGGATTTGTGGATAAGTAAACCAGCGATATAGGGCCAGCAATCGAAAACATCTGGAGCTGTGGATTACCTAGCGgctttaccagggctctggctcaacgagcaggagtaggaacggggtgatttttagtcaataagagtctgacactctctctcgcctcgcccaaggcaggagaagtcatttcATGATTTTCTGCCCAcagaaaaaatactaaaataagtaattatgagtaatttagttaataaacGAAAAGATAtcattttagttaataaacGAAAAGATATCGAGATATACTtttaagaatatatttcttttttcatattatGCTGTTCTTGTTTCACTTTTGCCAAAATACCTACAGTTGGACTACTAAGAAGATTTTCACTCAGAtttccattattattttctccATAGCACCCAGTGCGTCCCCCACTTTACCAGGTCACCTGTACATTCACACGGGTAGCTGTGTGCGTCGTGTAGATAGGCAGCGAGTGTTGATGCGGCGCGTTACCATGGCAACCGCCCCTGCTTCCCAGAAGAGCCGATGTGCTATGTGGTAGTTAGATCGCTGCGGATTGCTTTTTATGACTAGcctttttaaaaatgtgttggTGGATTTTCTTTGTTCAGTATTTTCTCATGCTTTTCAAGGGTTTTTGTAATTGTAGCTTGTTGAAAATTTCAAGCTTATATGGCATGTCTTTTTTCTAATGGGGAAGGCGAAAATCGCGTTAAGAAAATGTgataatttatactttttaaagtCATAGCTCGCGCAATATCATTTGAATCTGTCagataatgaatgaatgaatctgTCTGCTATATAAGCAGTTATATAACAGCCAATGACCAGTGGATGCaagtggcggcttgtcgttctacgtggaggactaagagaGAGGCCttcgttcagcagtggacgtctctcggctgatgatgatgatgatgatgatataagtATAAATGCTGAAagataaaaatcaatttcaaatctGCAATAAATCGTGGTTCGTAATAAAATTTCGTCGTAGCCCTACCAATAACTGATCACTTACCAATGCAGCAATGACTCATACCGAACTGCGAATCAAAAAGCTGGAACACTAGTAACCCTAACGTTGTTTTTTTCACTAAAATCAACAAGCCACATCGTCCGATGGCGGTGCATAAAATCAATAACATCCCTATCACCTGTATCATTACGGTTTTTAATGCTAGGGGGCGCCACACATGTCTGATTTTACCTTTTTGTTGCTTTGATAACTCTCCCCTCGATCCGTGGCGAATTGTTTGGTAAAGTCGTATGCAGGGAGCGTTTTATATTGGTAATTAGCTAGCTGATTTTTTATGGTTGTATAAGTTTTTAGCCCCAAATTAATGTAGACTTTGAAGGTGTAAAAATCAATGCTGTTACTAAAGTCATCATGATGATTCACACACTCCAGTTACAGTATTAGATTTAACTATGTATAGCACTTTTTGTATCTATTCGGTAAATAAAAGATGGACAGTGTCTCACAtattgccatactcagagtcgtttaatggttacttaacccagtccttagcaattgttttcggaacaaaatcgttgctaagtaattgtttaagtaatcattaaatgactctgagtgcggcagataaTGTGTGTAAtcttttccttttattttccCTCTACATTTTGTAAGAATGATTTTtagaattaacattttaatctaTAAAAGCAACTATAAtcagattatattattaaagtattgtctatttataattaaacaaagaattttCGACAATACATTGACAAATCTTTTTGGATTTTCCTCATCAATTTCAAAGATATAATGACTTAATACATAACAAGAagcatacataatatttatagttattagGTTCGCCATATTACAAAGATTTATGAAAGAGATTCGCTTCTACCTAAACAAAGTTCTCAATGAGTATATCTAATAGGAAAAttgtgaattaaaacaatattaattaataaacagaaTATCTTATCGACCATAAACACACGTAGGCcatagatatttataatgtcAGTATTGtcagtctatttttatttataaatttttattgaatgtatattgaattttaaaccAATTGAAGGGTTCATAGGCATCTGCAACTGGTATCGGGTTTGATTACAGCACGAAGCAACTCTCTGTGACAACAACTCTCTCAACTCTCTcgtcatccacaaattgttgttcctggtctggatgtcatgtgtatgcgaaattatatgtttgtaaacgcacccacgacaaaggaAAAAACCTTATGTgagacaattaaaaaaaacccttcATATCACTCAATTACAAACATCTACACCAAATT is a window from the Spodoptera frugiperda isolate SF20-4 chromosome 10, AGI-APGP_CSIRO_Sfru_2.0, whole genome shotgun sequence genome containing:
- the LOC118277480 gene encoding protein lethal(2)essential for life-like; this translates as MASRQSKDSPENQERCLVKVPVQLTDLSIFDNTYAYMKERFTEEMRRIEQQMNKFSTDLTKFYSQATTVHTNLVQQNDKMFTNWDMLTNSPLVQGEGEDKKLKLQFDVSQFDPTEITVKVTDDMLVVSANHEEKTSDSMVYRGYNREFKLPPGTDPGQVVSSLSRDGVLTVQAPLPYILPAQDSVD